Sequence from the Natronomonas marina genome:
CTCCTGTTTGTCACCCAGCGTGAGCGTGCCGTCGAGAGTCGCCGAGGCGTTGGTCGCCGTCGAGGTATCGATGACGACGTTCGTCGCCTGGCCCGTCGACGTGCCGTAGGTGCCGGTTCCGGTGTCCGCGCTGATCGAGACGGTGACGGTCGCCTCGTTCGAGGTGGCGCCGTCGTCGTCGTCGACCGTGTAGCCGAACGTGACGTCACCGCTGGCACCCGAGGGCGCGCTGTAGGTGATGTTGCCGTCGGGGTTGGCCGTGGCCGTGCCGGTCGCGGGCCCGCTCGTGACCTGGACGGACGAGGCGTTCAGGCTACCATCGCTGTCGGTGTCGTTGGCGAGCACGTCGATGGTCGTCGATTGCCCCGCCGTGACGCTTCCCGAGTCGTCGCTCGCGGTCGGGGCCGCGTTCGCGGTGAAGTACGTCTGCTCGAAGTAGGTCTCGACCTGCTGGCGTTCGGTGTCGGTCAGCGCGCGGTCGTAGACCACGACCTCGGCGACCTCCATGTCGACGTAGGGGTCCTCGTCGAGTTCGGCGCCGACGACGATCTTCTGGGGGTCGGTGTCGTAGGTGTGGGTGAACTGGTCGATCTGGGTGCCGTTCTTGTAGTGGGTGACCTGGTCGCCGGAGAGAACCGCCGAGTGGGTCAGCCAGTCTCCCGAACCGACCTCGGCGGAGGCGGGTGCGGTGAAGTCCTCGCACCAGCCCTGCACCTGCAGGCTGCTGTCGTGGACGATGAGGCCGAAGGCGTCGTTGCAGACCGTCGCCCCGTAGGCGACACCGCCGCCCCAGTCCGGCGAGCTCTGGTAGTCGACGACGTATATGATCGTCCGGTCGTCGTTCCCCGACGGGAGGCCGTTCAGCGCCGCCGTCCGGACGAGCGCGTCGCCGTCGCCGTCGAAGCTGATCACCTGATTCCCGGCGAGCGTGTCGTGTTTGACCAGCGGGTCGCCGGTGGCGGTGAGGTCGTTACCCTGACCGGACTGGTCGGCCCAGCCCGTGACCACGTCGCCGGTCCCGACGCTGACGCCCTGGTCGGCCGCGTAGTGCGTCACGAGGCCGCTCGTCACCGGCAGCGACGAGCCGCCCGTGTCCGTCCCCTGGTCGATCGACACCGTGACCGTCGCGGCGTCACCGGCGCCCTGGTCGTCGCTGACCTGGTAGACGAACGTATCCGACGTCGTGTCCGACCCGTCGTGGGCGTACGTGATCGAGCCGTCGGGGTTCACCGTCGCGGTGCCGTGGGCGGGGCCCTGATCGATGGTGACCGTCGAGGCGTCGAGGCTGCCGTCCGGGTCGTCGTCGTTGGCAAGCACGTCGATCGTCGTCGAGGATCCAGCCGTCACCGAGGCCGAGTCGTCGACGGCCGTCGGGTTCTGGTTGGTCGCTTCCTGGGAGAGGTACTTCTGCTGGAAGTACGCCTCGACTTGCTGGCGCTCCGAATCGGAGAGTGCGCGGTCGTAGACGAGGACGGCGGCGACCTCCATGTCGTTGTAGCCGGCGCCGGAGATTTCCTCGCCCACGATGAACTTCGCTTGGGCGTCGTCGGGGTCCGTCTCGTAGGTGTGGGTGCCGTTGTCGATCTGGGTGCCGTTCTTGTAGTGGGTGACCTGATCGTCGGCGACGGTGGCCGACTGGACCAGCCAGCCGGCGCCGGTGCCCTGGGTGTCCGAGGTGATGTCGGTGAAGTACCCGGTCACGTCCAGCAGGCCGGAGTCCTCCTGGACGATGAGGCCGAAGGCCTCGTTGGGATTCGCGGCGCCGAATGCTGCTCCGGCCCACTCGTTGGCGTTCTGATACTCGGTGACGACGAACATCGTCCGGTTCTGGCTACCCGACGGGAGCCCCGACAGGGCATCAGTCCGCTCGAGTTTGTCGCCGTCGCCGTCGAGACTGATAACCGGTTGCCCGCTCGGCGCGGTGGCCGTCGTCGGATCACCGACCGCCGCGAGGTCGTTGCCCTGCCCGGACTGGTCGGCCCAGCCCGTGACCTGCCCGCCGCTCGTCGTCACGCCCTGGTCGGCCTCGAACTGCGCGACGAGGCCGTCCGTGACGGGGGCCGAGCACTCGCCGACGTCCTGGTAGTTCGCGGTGAGCGTGGCGTCGGATGTCGGGACCGTGTACGTGTGCGTCTGTGCACCACCGTCCGACCAGCCCTGGAACTCGTACTCGCGGCCGTTCAGGCACTGTGTCGTCGGGGCGCTCACCTCGTGTTCGAAGCCGACCAGCGTGTCGATGACGGCCCCGTCGTTCACCGGGAGCCCATCGACGCTCAGCTCGAGACCACCGGGGTCCGTCGCGAACGTGATGTCGACCTTGTCGGGTTCGATGGTGACCGAATCCGACGCCGAGAGCCCGTCGGAGTCGGTCGCGGTGACCGTCAGCGTGTAGCTGGTGTCGGTCGAGTAGCCGTGCCCCGACGCGGGCACGTCGAAGGAGCCGCTCTCGCCCGTGTAATCGGAGAGAACGGGATGCGTGTGTGCGGCCCCCTCCGGCGGGTCGTGATCGAAGACGACGTCCCAGGTGAACGCGTCACTGCTCAGGGTGCCGTCCTGCGGGTCGGTGCCGCTGGCGTTGAACTCGATCGTGTCGCCCGCCTGGAAGAGGCTTCCGTCGGCCGGCGAGTCGATCGTCACCGAGGGCGGTTCGCCGATCGTGATCTCGATCGGCTGGGACTCGACCGTCTGCGTGCCGTCACTCACCTCGACGTACGCCGTGTAGGTGCCGGCGCTCTGGTAGGTGTGGCTCGGCGAGGCGCCCGAGGCCGTCGATCCGTCGCCGAACGTCCAGTTGTAGGTGAGCGAGTCCTGGTCGGGGTCGCTGGCCGAGACGCTGAAGTCGACCGTCTGTGGCGCGCTCGCCGCCGACGTGGGTGTCGCCGAGACGGAGTCGATGCTCGGGGCCTGGTTGCCCGTGTAGGTGACCTCGTGGATCGTCCCGTCGCTGATGCTCGTCCAGTAGAGCGACCCGTCGGGACCGACGGAGATGGCGTTGACGTTGTTTGCGCTGTCCTCGAACATCTCGACGCTCTGGACGTCGCCGTTCGAGTCGAACGTCAGGTACTTGATCCAGTCCTTCGCGTAGTCGCCGAAGAAGTACGCGCCCTGGTACTCGTCGGGGAACTGCTGGCCGCGGTACACCTCGCCGCCCGTGATCGAGTTCCCCTCGCTGTGCGGGTACGAGTAGACCGGCGCCGTCTGACTGACGTCGCAGGGTGCGTCCTCGTTCGACTTCGAGGTGCCCTCACAGTCGGGCCACCCGTAGTTGGCGGCCGGGTTGTCGAGCGTGGCGACGTTCACCTCCTCGTAGTCGGGGGCGCTGTTGCCGCCGACGTCGCCGAAGAAGAACCGACCGCTCTGCAGGTCCCACTCCGCCCGGAACGGGTTGCGGACCCCGTAGGCCCAGATCTCGCCGAGCGTGTTCGGGTCGCCGTCGTCGACGTACGGGTTGTCCTGGGGGATGGTCCCGTCCTTGTTGACGCGGATGACCTTCCCGCTGGCCCGGCTCAGGTCCTGGGAGACGGCGCCGCCCTGGAAGTCGTCGCCCGTGGTGAGCCAGAGCTTCCCATCGGGACCGAAGTCCAGCCCGGCGCCCTGGTGACAGCAGCTCTGCCACTGTTCGTCCTCCTTCCAGACGACGAACTCGCTCGAGGCGTCAGCAGTGCTCTGCAGGCCCCCGCCGTTCTCCTGGTGGGTGAACCGGGCGATGCGGTTCGTATCCTCCGCGTCGTTCGAGTAGAACACGTAGACGTAGCCGTTCTGCTCGAAGTTCGGGTCGAGCGCGATGTCGATGAGCCCACGCTCGCTCCCGTCGTTGACCTTCCCGGTGATGTCCAGGTACGTGCTCGTGTCCTTCGTCCCGTCGCCCGGGTCGGTGATCTCGATCGTCCCCGGTTTCTCGAGGAGCAGCATCCGGCCGTCGGGGAGGAACGTCATCCCCATCGGCTGATTGACGCCCGAGAGGAACGTCGAGCTCGAGAAGTTCGACGGCTGCACTGCCGCGGTCGAGACCGTGCCGGTGGACTCGGCGGATGTTTCCAGTGACGAGGCAGCCGAGTGGTCGACGTCACCCCCGTCGGTCGACCCCGCGGCGAGGCCCACGGGCGCGACGACCATCGACAGGGCAGTCACGACCGCCAGACAGACCGCCAGTAGTTTCGTCCCGTTCCCCGCACTCGTTCCGCGCTTCCATAGTGCCATTGCGATGGGACAACACTCAGGGAGATGGGACTTTGTTAATAGTCTAATAGACTCTCGTTAGAGACGTTGTATTTTTTCTAGTCCAGTTGCCTACCTGTTAAAATTCCTGTATTTCGCCGCGCTGCAGCGGCTTTTTTTGTTACTGGCTCTATATTCCGCCGCGCTGCACCGGCGAATCCGTTAGAAGTCCTATATCGCGTTAAAACGCTGCTAACACGGCGGACAGCCCGGTATCGGTGAGCGGTGTAGCGAGCGGACGCTCACACCTTCGGGGGGGTGAGCGACTCAGGGTCACTCCCCCTCCCGCCTCAGAGCCGCTCGAAGAA
This genomic interval carries:
- a CDS encoding Ig-like domain-containing protein, which translates into the protein MALWKRGTSAGNGTKLLAVCLAVVTALSMVVAPVGLAAGSTDGGDVDHSAASSLETSAESTGTVSTAAVQPSNFSSSTFLSGVNQPMGMTFLPDGRMLLLEKPGTIEITDPGDGTKDTSTYLDITGKVNDGSERGLIDIALDPNFEQNGYVYVFYSNDAEDTNRIARFTHQENGGGLQSTADASSEFVVWKEDEQWQSCCHQGAGLDFGPDGKLWLTTGDDFQGGAVSQDLSRASGKVIRVNKDGTIPQDNPYVDDGDPNTLGEIWAYGVRNPFRAEWDLQSGRFFFGDVGGNSAPDYEEVNVATLDNPAANYGWPDCEGTSKSNEDAPCDVSQTAPVYSYPHSEGNSITGGEVYRGQQFPDEYQGAYFFGDYAKDWIKYLTFDSNGDVQSVEMFEDSANNVNAISVGPDGSLYWTSISDGTIHEVTYTGNQAPSIDSVSATPTSAASAPQTVDFSVSASDPDQDSLTYNWTFGDGSTASGASPSHTYQSAGTYTAYVEVSDGTQTVESQPIEITIGEPPSVTIDSPADGSLFQAGDTIEFNASGTDPQDGTLSSDAFTWDVVFDHDPPEGAAHTHPVLSDYTGESGSFDVPASGHGYSTDTSYTLTVTATDSDGLSASDSVTIEPDKVDITFATDPGGLELSVDGLPVNDGAVIDTLVGFEHEVSAPTTQCLNGREYEFQGWSDGGAQTHTYTVPTSDATLTANYQDVGECSAPVTDGLVAQFEADQGVTTSGGQVTGWADQSGQGNDLAAVGDPTTATAPSGQPVISLDGDGDKLERTDALSGLPSGSQNRTMFVVTEYQNANEWAGAAFGAANPNEAFGLIVQEDSGLLDVTGYFTDITSDTQGTGAGWLVQSATVADDQVTHYKNGTQIDNGTHTYETDPDDAQAKFIVGEEISGAGYNDMEVAAVLVYDRALSDSERQQVEAYFQQKYLSQEATNQNPTAVDDSASVTAGSSTTIDVLANDDDPDGSLDASTVTIDQGPAHGTATVNPDGSITYAHDGSDTTSDTFVYQVSDDQGAGDAATVTVSIDQGTDTGGSSLPVTSGLVTHYAADQGVSVGTGDVVTGWADQSGQGNDLTATGDPLVKHDTLAGNQVISFDGDGDALVRTAALNGLPSGNDDRTIIYVVDYQSSPDWGGGVAYGATVCNDAFGLIVHDSSLQVQGWCEDFTAPASAEVGSGDWLTHSAVLSGDQVTHYKNGTQIDQFTHTYDTDPQKIVVGAELDEDPYVDMEVAEVVVYDRALTDTERQQVETYFEQTYFTANAAPTASDDSGSVTAGQSTTIDVLANDTDSDGSLNASSVQVTSGPATGTATANPDGNITYSAPSGASGDVTFGYTVDDDDGATSNEATVTVSISADTGTGTYGTSTGQATNVVIDTSTATNASATLDGTLTLGDKQEATPYVKIWPEGQPEDAFWYTGAPTTQSGGFQFDVVLSPSTTYVWQTLAQSGDGAWKAGEEKTFTTPTGQYFGVDSTGASDVGVESATLNGEIVNLGDNADAQVYFTYWKQGQKDSTLTWYTGPVQDSPGAFSTEVGLEPGTTYEYRAFGQSNEGEWKAGPAETFTTQSGQPYGVATESATNVDADSATLQGNLTGLGDRDNATVYFQYWKQGQKGSTLTWWTGSSLSSPGQFGADVTGLDSETTYVFQAYAESDDGKWTAGSEETFTTDATGAVNQPPTASDDAATVTAGESTTIDVLANDTDSDGSLNASSVSIASGPSNGTVSVNPDGTISYSAPSGASGDVTFTYTVADDDGATDTATVTVTVTQPPDSSLPVTSGLVTHLEAGQGVTTSGDNVTGWADQSGQGNDLTASGDPTLVTDGPNGQPVISLDGDGDKLERTDALSGLPSGSQNRTMFVVTEYQNANEWAGAAFGAANPNEAFGLIVQEDSGLLDVTGYFTDITSATQGTGAGWLVQSATVADDQVTHYKNGTQIDSGTHTYETDPDDAQAKFIVGEEISGAGYNDMEVAAVLVYDRALSDSERQQVEAYFQQKYLDTTGTSNVAPTASDDAASVTAGQSTTIDVLANDTDSDGSLNASSVQVTSGPATGTATANPDGTITYDTPSGASGDATFTYTVDDDDGATSNEATVTVSISAANTAPTASDDSATVDAGQSVVVDVLANDTDSDGSLNASSVQVTSGPSNGTVSVDDSTGAITYTHGGSDSASDSFTYSVADDDGATDTATVSITVNQPTTSSLPVTSGLVTHFDAGQGVTTSGDNVTGWADQSGQGNDLTASGDPTLVTDGPNGEPMVSLDGTDDLLQRTDTLTGLPSGNDSRTIMYVVNYQSSPDWGGGVAYGAAACNNAFGLIVHDSSLQVQGWCEDFTAPASADVGSDTWLTQSAVLASDQVTHYKNGTQIDQFTHTYDTDPQKIVVGAELDGSPLVDMEVAEVVVYDRALTDTERQQVEQYLQDKYGIGA